Genomic segment of Populus nigra chromosome 6, ddPopNigr1.1, whole genome shotgun sequence:
TTGAAACGTCGATCCAACTCGTGGCAAAGTCAATCACtcagtattttaaaacaaagcaaattaGCGCGTTCCCTCGTATGGAAAGCAAGTGTTGAGAGATCTAAAAAAGGGAAATGGAAGCTATCAACTGAAATCTAACAAATGGGAATAAATGCTTTCGTCTTTGACAATCAAAGGAAGATTCGATCCTCTCCCACCAAAAAAACAATCTCACGCTCAAAGACTTGTGTTTCTATGAAGAGTACGTTTCTTCAAGTTCATATCCATGAAGAGTTAAAAtctcaaatgtttttttctttttctttttctttttttctttctggaaGCCATACGAGTTAATTATATGTTAACCGTCCAAAGCAAGCCGGCCTATGCATGTAAACCAAGTGGAAAACAAGCTGGTTTGGGTCAACATTGAAGTGCAGGCGGTATATATGGCCATATATAGTGGCCAGCCCCCCACCACACTTGGCcgcaataattaattaattaccatgAAATTGCTTTGTATTTGGGCTTCTCTGATCTATCCATATGTGGAAGATGACATTTCATTTAGATTTGAAGATTCCTAGCTTTTTGGACTAACGCATTAGCTAGCTCACTATTTGTACCTTTATAATATAACCAAGCAAAGCTAAGGTCTAACTTTTAGTTCATTATATTTGAAGCCTCTAATCCAGTGGGAAAATGGTTGGCTTGATTTTAAGGGCATGCTAGCTTGAATTTCAAGCATCTTTAAGATGAATATATTctctaaaatgaatatattcctTTGAAGGTGAATTTGAGGGACCCATCTTTATGTACGCTTATAATACTTTAGAATAGTGTCTTTTCTATCTTGCTCGCCCTAGTGAATTGATGGGATGTTTCATTCTCTAtgactaaaataataattaagaaaaatggtCCACAAACAAATGATTTGTGGACTGATGAAACGAattcaccaaaaataaaaaatttctaaactcTCCATAAAATCTCCTGAACGAGTCTCTCTATTTCATCAAGAACAGGTGGATATTAATTATGAACAAGTATGAGACTGCTCCGTTGCATCCCGCGAACGAAAAATGAACAgctaaatattaataaatagaCCTGTTCTCTTGAAATGTGCTTAGAGTTTCACCTATATATACAGCGATGATCgatgaagaagataaaaagatttgtctaaaaatatatagaagatAAAGGACCGGTAAGTAAGTTGGCAGAAGAGGATCTGGCAAAGCTACATAAAATATGGAATATATGACATTCCATTGGCGAAACACCTTTTGTTTGGAATACAAGATATCAGACCGTCTACACAACTTAGATTTCCCCGCCTTTCTCTCATTTTGATACTCGATTTTACCTTTTACTTTACGATGTGCTAAAGCTAAAATATTCTTATAGCTAGCCTAGATAATAACATTTCCACTGTTGGATTTTGTATAACTTCACAGTACTGTAGCATTATGAGATGGATTATAATTAGAGAGGGGAGTAATTAAGGagggttttatgatttttaagtgAAGATGATGAGGACTGGGCGACTAAGTTTTTTCGTGGTTACAAGTGTTTTAATAAAATGTAACAATAATCATTTCTAAAGCAGCTCAAACAATATTGTAACGAATAAAGCTTCTAAACGGACCCTCTTTTTTTCCCGAATGTACTTcctaatataatttgaaaaaaatcgcTTCCCCTCAAAATTAAGTAATTTTCTTTTcgttatatatattgatattagaatttgatgatgatgccctttattttactttaacaTCAAAAGCACTTTCTAAAGCGCAGATTCTCGAACACCACCTTGTAATCTTGGcacatgcattttcaatttgaaGACAGATCAATCCTATTATTTCTTGATTAATTGAGATGACTTTTGTGCacaaaatgaagagaaaaaaaaggtttaggaACTGGAAAGGTTGAAttgtttgtattaattttttttagttttattaataaaaaggaaatcTTAATTTTCTTGGAGGAAATTGAAACCTTAGTTcaatacctaaaaaaacaataaatacgcggtccttctttttttagatagaaaaaacattaatttatctttatattagaaACAACAGCAGCATATACTCATACAAAGGAGTTGTTGCCTCGTAATTTCCAACGTATGATTATATCAGTAATATTTACACCAGATACACAAGGAAGACATGGCAGATTTTCACATCTGCCTGCCTTGTATCTTCCTTTCTCCAGTGCAAATAGAGAAGCCAGATTGCTAGGCCGGTGTGCTAAGGCTTTCTTCTCATTAATTATACTAACAAAGAAAACACTaacagaagaaaagagaaggcaATTAACCATTTGCGCATAAAAAGGATCACAAGTATTACCCAGATGcgaggaaaaagaaaactatcTCGATGAAAGGGTTTAGAACAGACAGCAGCACGATACGTTAATTTGTCAGGGAAACGGTGCAAACTTGCATTTATTTACGTACACATGTTGTGATGCCCTGTTTGCTGGTCATCTTCTACGCTTAAGATTCAGAAAGTCGAGACTGCACACTCTCCCCAAAATCCAGCTACCTTAAGATTATGAGCCGCATTAATTGCCTGAATAAACCGAACAACAAGCATTTTatctgaaaatttaaatttaatgggAGCAACCAGATTCCAAATATAACAGGCAATTGATGATATATACAAACCTTGAACCTCATTTTCTGTTCATATCGCCTAAGCAGACATATTTCATCTGCACGGCATGCAAGAATACCTCGTTATGATGATAGTAAAAGTCTAAAAGAGGTGACAAGAACTTGATCTTTAGGGAATTGAAAAACAGGGTAATTAGTAAATCATCTCCCTCACACATAAATACAGGTTGAAAACCCTCAAatagaaagaataaagaaatgtAGATCTGTATGTGTGTGATTAAGTTGATAAACAATGCAGTCCTAAATGCAAGCTACAAGATTAGAATACCCAATTTGTGTTCTTAAACATGGGAGCGAGAGGGAGAGAAGATTGCTTTCACTTTTTCCTAAGATGCATTAAAAGTAATCTTTACCTCCAGATATTCATCCATTCCATACTTGGAGCCTTCCCGTCCAAGACCAGATTGTTTAACTCCTCCAAATGGAGCAACCTGTTTTGCAACAgacattttttaagttttaagaaGCCAATCTATGGTTTCCAATGGGGAACACAGGATAAGTCCCACCTCTGTTGAAATAAGTCCTTCATTGACACCAACAAGTCCATACTCAAGAGCTTCAGTGACACACCATGAACGTTGAACATTGTTTGTGAAAATATATGCAGCTAACCCTGCATCGTTTACCAGCAAAGATAAGCTAGAATCCTGTATTACAATTGACCATAAGTCTGTTTACCATGACAATAGTATGGAAATGAAACTGGGTTAAGGAGTACATTACATACTTTCATCTGTAATACTCTCAgataattgatatttaaaatgataGCAATGaggaaacaaaaagataaatacGTGTGCATGTAAGCATGTAAAGGCAGATGAAAGAACCTGCTTTTGTGTTATTAGCCATCAAGATGGCTTCTTCCTCAGTTTTGAACCGCAACAGAGGTGCCACTGGGCCAAATACTTCCTCCCTGAAACAAGGCAGAGGAGAGCATATTAACATCCTGAATGAGTATAAACCTATAGGTAATGTTAAGGAACTTCAATGACATggattaaaattatgttaatgtAAACAAATCAATGATGTCGCATTTAACAAACCAAAAGCTAACGCTACTGGTATCAACAATGTGCAAACCAAAATactttaaagaacaaaaatgaaaatgcaAACCACACCGTGCTCCATTATAAACCTACACATATCCATTAACTCTTCAAGCTAAGCTCTGATTAATAAGAAAGTTCtataatttgaaaatgaattaGCAGCAAGTTAATTATGAAGTTCCAACTCCAAAATCACATAAAAGAACTGATAGCAACATTTCCTAAGGAgccttcaattttttcatctactGCGAACCTGGATTAGTCCCCAATCAATAAACAAGACCTCAATTTTGGTTTGTCTAAGAACATTGACCTTAAGTTTGCAATTGAATTTTACATGCCATGGTTAAGAGAgagctaaaaaacaaaaccaccaTGAGTGTCCATGATTAGATGCCAAAACCTAAAGGTTGGCCTGTTAGTTTTTAGCATGGCTGCATGTTTCAACCAGCTGCACTGAAGGTAAGAATGTATACCCATCAGCAAGTGGCAGAGAACAACAGCCGCTATCCTTTTACCTGTTGTAAGAAAGCTGATGGACATGTTTAATTATACAGCTGAGAATTGCAGAATGAATATATTATCTTCGTGTATTTACCTCGATAGAAGCATTGCTTCAGTGACATTGCTAATTATGGTTGGTTCATAGAAACTCATTCCAAGGCTATGCCTTTTTCCCCCAAGGAGGACTTTTGCTCCCTTCAAGTACAATTTTAGTTAATTAGAAATGAGATATATACAGAACAAATAATTGAAGAATAATTATGCCAGTGATACTTAATTACTGTAACCAAGTCTATTATTTGGCTTCAGCTTCTCATATAATGAAGTGCGAGAGAACAAAGAAACAGAATGTCAAAGTAACCTAATtgcattttagaattttttagcGTTGAAAATATTACAAATGCTTCTAGGTTTCACCAAAACATAGGAAAGTTTACTCCAATCTCCAAAAGTTTTCTCCCTtggttataaaaatataatgctaTCATAGGTCGAGTGTATTGCAGGGAGGAAGAGGAAATGTTGGAAGATGTAAAGACAATATAATGCATGAAGCTTTATTCAACCTAGTACATTGAATAAGATAAAACAGAAAAGGCAAACCTTAAAGATGGCATCTTGAACAAATGATTCAACCTGAAACCCAAATCACAAAGGGACCAATTGACAACAAAtctcattaattaaaaaggattaTCACAAGCAAGATTGCCGACCAATTGTATGTATAAAATGCAACTAACCTTCTGGACTGCAGCTTCATTAATTAATGGACCCTGTGCGGAAACTAATAGTTATCACCATGATCTGTTCACTTCAAATCTCTTGAAAGTAGCTAATAAAAGGTTCTAGATGTACAAACACAACAAACTACATCTCTGCATGAATGTGTGATCAGAATATATTCATCCAAACAAATTACACTCCCTATTACCCAAAGTCTAGTACCCTTCGACTTTTCACAAAGATTAAGAAGGAACAATTAATGGGATGACATGTTTATCCATTCCTTCATCACTTTCTAGTATTACCCTTTTATTATATTCCAGAACCAATCATATCAAGGTGGTTGGGCTAGTGGTGAGAGGTTTGATGTGCAAAGTAGTTGATCAAGGTTTGAAACTACAAAgaaagaacaatttttttaagaagtatATTAATCACAACTTTTTTACCATGTGTAGGCATTATTTTCTTGCTAAATCCCATATTATAATCTAAATAAATAGTACAATTAAGACATTTTTTCATTGATATATTTACTCCTCAATTAATATGAATTGTGTTTGAAAAACTCAAGAAATAAAGAGTTTCATTTAAATCTAGTTTTACGAGGGAGAAAGTAGttgaattacaaataaaataaaatgagtcaAATTAAAGATATAGCAAGAAGACCAAATGGTTAATAATTTTGACTTTTCATAGTCGGCAATAATTTTAGGACAGCTCAAAATGGAAAGGTGGACAAACTCTTTGAGATAGGGAGCAATAAAGATGATAAAGCAGTCTAGCATGTGTCACCAACCATTGAAATGCTATCATCCCTAGAAACTGCTAAATCTAGGAAACATAGAATACTTGACTAGCATCGcacaaattattattcaataaggGAACAATTacgaaatatttaaaaaaaaaatatgcaacccCTACCTGCGTCACACCTTCGCTAAAGCCATCCCCAACTTGCATACTCTGAACAGCTTTTGAAAAAGCATCTGCAAATTTGTCGTAGATACCTGCACATAAAGGTGCAATATATCACAAATCAAAATGGCTGCATGTtacatataaaattagaattgagGGGTAAAATCAGGGCTGTAATTCTGTAGTTGGATACCCTCTTGCACAATTATCCTGTTTGCACAAACACATGTTTGTCCACTATTACGGAACTTTGCTGCAAGCTGCAATGATATGAAATGATTTGATAAGATTACCACCACCATGACAATACCTCCCAATAATgaatgcaaaacaaaaacacattttcaaaatccTGAATCAAAGCCTCTGCAGTAATAGGCTGTCCTGAAATCAGTAAATCAAATGGCTTCACCAAATCCATCCCAGTCAGATAAGAGGCTTAGTGTGTCCATCTGATATGTCTAAACATGTAGAGTAAACATTATTAAATGGCACTCAGAAATATCCATGACAATAccacaatcaaaataaacatgcacAGGGAACCCCGCTAACTTACTGATCCTTTAACTGCCACATCTAGGTCTGCATCATCAAATACTATGCAGGGTGCGTTGCCACCAAGTTCCAGAGATAACTAGAAAGATTAAGGGAAAAGACAATTAGCTATAAGATGACTTCTGAAACATCATCACATTGATTCATTCTGCATCCTGTGCATACCCTTTTAACTGTTCCAGCAGCACCAGCCATCAACTTCTTTCCCACAGCTGTTGATCCTGTGAAAGTGATTTTTCTTACCTGAATCAGATGTATAAAGCAAGAATATCAACATTATGTCATTTGAATATCCAACTACTCTGGCCAGGACAATGCCATGTTGTCAGAGAAGAGAAGGTTGGTTTAAGGAAATAGGGGAAGGGTGTAAAACCTCATGACTTGCTAGTAAAGCATCACCAATATCAGGAGCTTTCCCCATAACCACATTCAGAACACCctgaaatattgaaaattaaaaccattaaaaacaaatgaacaGAATTCCAACAAATTTGAACTCATATTAGCTAATATAACACATCAACTGTGTATGACATGCATCTACAAAAGCAGTCCAGAAAAAGCTCCATTCATTCCATCATTATGTCATTCAAAGCAGAAAGCAGTTTGATCAGGACGATAGACCAGATCCTGCTGTTGTCCGGTGATGCAAGGACATGCTAAACCAGAATGGAGCTAAATAGATTGCCAGTGATGGATATTTTCTGTTTCAATGCTCGGTAAGGATGCTCAACTGATTATTAGCGTAGGTTAGCAATCATAACACAGGTATGCTgagatataaaatacaaatgaaCATTTCACTCTATTTGTCAATTGTGGTTCTTCAGTAGGTGTTCCTGCAACACAAAGTCACTCGATTTAACAGTCAGCAAGGGCATTTTTCTTCAGTACTTTGCTTAGTTGGAATCTTGTGATAAACATCTAATACCCATGGGATGATACTTGGATTTTATTATGTTACATTCCCATCCCTCCTTACTTTTTAAGCACTCTTTAGTAAATATTCTAAATGTTAGCTTGCTGCAGCTTCTTCTTGCACAACCAGATAATGGAATATTTTTGGATGCTGAGACTATAATAAAACATTACAAGTATCCTAGTTTCCAACCAAAACTTACTCCAAAAACTTCATTGCATCGCAAAGGATAAGTCTTTCTCATTAAAACAACCATAAAGTGTCAACTTTATCATCAATGTCTAACAGGACACAATTTACAAAGACAACCAAGGCCACATTATATCCAAGCACTTGCATCTTACACGGCCTAAATAATTAAGAAACTTCCACTGTGCACATCAAAAGTTTGAGACTTACTGGTGGTATTCCAGCTTGAAGGGCCAGCTCGGCTGCTGCTAAAGCTGTGAGAGGTGTGAGTTCAGAGGGTTTTAAAACAACTGTACAGCCACAAGCAAGAGCAGGACCAACCTATGCAAGTGAGGAAAAAAGTATGTTATTCTTCAACAACAAACTCATGCACCAGAAAAGGTTCATTCTAAAATGAACACACCTTTCTAGTAATCATTGCCAATGGAAAGTTCCAGGGTGTAATTGCCCCAACAACACCTACAGGCTGCAAAAACTCGTGAAAATTGCTGGATAAATAGCTGAATAATTGGATTGCACAGAAACAAGCAACGCTGGGAAATTATCAAAGCCATGTAAACAGCTCAGAGAAGAAAAGTTGTGACAAGAACTATTCATCAAGATAGATCATTAAGAAACAGATTTCTGGACCGCTAACAGGATAAAGTTGACTAAAACACAATTCATGCAAGGAATGTGTCCCAAGATCTCGACCCCTGTTCTTCTCATAGATATTGAACCTGAGGATTTTAATTCCTAAAAATCATGAGTTTTATGAGGTTTTAACAAATATTGGTGCATTAAACATACATGCTGGTGCCAGAAATTAAAACACAATTTGAAAAGGCCTTGTTAAAGAGACTCAAACCAAGGGAAAATTGTTGAGGTCTATAGGAGTAGCCAGGCAGTCGGAAGAACTAATTTACTCGTATTTGCAATTAAACAGGATTTCATATATCACAAACAGTTATAGTCACCTGCTTTAGAACAAATAACCGACGATCACCAAGAGTCGCTGGAATTATATCTCCATATACACGTTTCGCCTCCTCTGCATAGAACTCGATAAAACTAGCTCCATAGCTAACCTGTTATTAGAGTC
This window contains:
- the LOC133697472 gene encoding succinate-semialdehyde dehydrogenase, mitochondrial, with the translated sequence MTLGRIALARIPAIRCKIHSLFSAPHSSSSTNRTSPPLSRHMSMKSENLVSKLTSSGLLKTQGLIDGKWVDAHDGDTIKVLNPATGEVVANVPCMGQSETNDAISSAYDAFRSWSKLTASERSQRIRKWYDLLIVHKEELGQLITLEQGKPLKEAMGEVSYGASFIEFYAEEAKRVYGDIIPATLGDRRLFVLKQPVGVVGAITPWNFPLAMITRKVGPALACGCTVVLKPSELTPLTALAAAELALQAGIPPGVLNVVMGKAPDIGDALLASHEVRKITFTGSTAVGKKLMAGAAGTVKRLSLELGGNAPCIVFDDADLDVAVKGSLAAKFRNSGQTCVCANRIIVQEGIYDKFADAFSKAVQSMQVGDGFSEGVTQGPLINEAAVQKVESFVQDAIFKGAKVLLGGKRHSLGMSFYEPTIISNVTEAMLLSREEVFGPVAPLLRFKTEEEAILMANNTKAGLAAYIFTNNVQRSWCVTEALEYGLVGVNEGLISTEVAPFGGVKQSGLGREGSKYGMDEYLEMKYVCLGDMNRK